The DNA segment CACGgccgtgccaaacgcccaggtcagttttttcacagaatcttcgcagcttcgtcgttttgtccggaaagtcctcgtttttgctATCATCTCGTCTGGTACGCTGTTTTAGGCCTGCAAaccaaaatgtagataattaagtatccgaatgacggttttatggcagaaaacgcataaaatgggggtaaaacgggggactaaaatatgtgtaaattagcgtaTATcagttatactaatacacgagtcggatccaagtgattcatcttgtctatctgtttttattttattttatttttcagcatttagttagtttttattttcttagtttaaaaatatttttctcactttttgatttgattagacgttgaggataaaccggtattaaaagctcttgtgtccttggacgacctcggtatcttaccaacactatactacgtccacgatgggtgcacttgcccatatgtgtgtttagtgttagtgaatatcatgttttataaatttaaaacttggctaaaggtgtaaaaagggcctaattatatatctaaattatatacacaccaacacacatcatgcatggtgatgaaatcaaggctagggagtctagaaacaataaacatttgtctgtaataattaaatctgagttgtcggaacggaattacttGTCTTGTTGCTTTCTGTGATAACTTGCTATTTATTTGgggcacggtatgggacgtgtcatataaactgaatttatataatagttgttgtgaaaaacttctggacaatctgtttcgctcagtgccgcgccccgatgattccgccatcggttggggtgtgacacttaaaAATAAGTACGTAAGAAAATAGAGCTTTTTTACGTTAAAGAATAATACCATGCGTTGCAGCGGAGTCAAAACGCAAATTTACCGCTCAGTAAAAAGATACAGCCATACGGGTATGCTTTTGGTTTTACtagattttattttttatttttccctGTGAGAGGCATATGGTGAATAGAACTTGCTTGTTTTATCAAGAAGATAGAATGAGGGGGTCCATTGATGCCTGAGCCCCAAAGTGTATTAATCCACACTCATAAAATATGGGAATTCAATGTGTGGCCTAAAATGATCTAATCATGTAAAAATCAAATGGGACCTACATTTAAGAATAGGCGCAAACCATTCAACTATTCTTTTCCAATTGAGTTATGAAATAATACCTTTTTCaatcatttttttaaattttggaaGAATTCTGTTGACTGGAGTAATCCATAACTGGAAAGGGTGATGGGTACATTTGTTTCTTGCCCTAACATAAAAGCTATATGGTGGAACGTTTACATGTTTTTTTAAaggaaaatttcattaaaaccgGCTGGCCATGCCAAAAAAATGCAGGCCCACATCAAACCAACTACAACATATACAAAGGATAATTACACCATTCACTCCAAACAATATTCCTATGTTTTGATCTACACTTTAACCAAAGAAAACCAAGCGATTTAGCCTCCCCGAAAATCTCGACACTATTCTTTCTACCGTTTGAGAAAATTATTTCATTCCTCGCTTTCCATATACACTAACAAGAGACCATAATGAGACCCCGGACAATATCCTTCGCTTCCTTACTCAACCCGGACCACTTATGACAATCCAGAAGATCACAGAAAGCAAATGCAAAGATGCGAGAAATCTTGGCCCATGAACTCAACCTGTGCCAAACTTCAACCGCCATTTCGCAAGCCGAAAAAATATGGTCCACCGTTTCAGTAGCATCACCACAAAGAGGGCAAACTTCCAAATCAATATGGACGTTCCTCCTAGCTAAAGCCTTCCTCGTAGGGATACGGTCAAGAACCGATCGCCAAACAAAAATCTTACATTTCAAAGGAATCCAGCATCCTTTCCATTTCCAAACACGATTAACGCCGGCATCGGGCACCTCAGCCAAAGCTTTTACCGAAGCAGTAGAGAAAAGACCAGAAGACTTTGGGCTCCATCTCCATTTATCCAGTCTCGCATTGAGGAGCAAACCGCACATCGAACTACGGCAATCTTCCAACTCAGCCGCTTCATCCGAATTAAAAGATGACTTCGACCAACACCACCTCCACGGCCCAGCTCCACCTCCTTCCAGAAAGCGATCAGACACACAACAATCTTTTTTCACCTCTATCGTGAACAACCTGGGCCATTTGAGCATCAACGGACCGTCCCCGAACCAAGTATCAATCCAAAAACAAATACTTTCCCCGTTTCCCAAGACCCTTATGATATAGCTGTGAATTCCTTTCCCATTGAAAAACACCTTAGATTCCAAGTTTGAAATGTTCTTCCAAATTCCCGTTAAATTAGGATTAGAGGGAAGAATAGACCACTTCTTTCTCTTACAGTCGCAAGCCGCAATAACCTTTCTCCACAAGCTATCTTCTTCCACCCGAAATCTCCAAACCCATTTCACCAATAAAGCCTCGTTTATGGACTTGAGTCTGCAGATACCAAGGCCTCCCAATTTTTTCGGACGGGTAACCGTGTCCCACGCCACCCAATGCATTTTCCTAACATCATCCGAGCCACCCCATAGGAAGTTTTTCATCAAAGATTCCAATCTATCTATAACCTTTATCGGAACTTTAAATATCAAAAAATAATAAACCAGTAAACTCTCTAACACCGATTTGATAAGGGTAACCGACCCCCTATGGACAGAGAATTAGCTTTCCAGGAGGATAGGCGATTCTGGAAAATATTCACAATCGGGTCCCAATTTTTAATACGGTTCATGTTGGCGCCCAAAGGAATTTCCAAGTATTTAAAAGGGAAATCCCCTTTTAAACAGCCCACCAAAGCCGCCATTTAGGAACTCTCCTCTTCTTCCACTCCTACACCAAACAGGTTCAGGTTCGATTTGTGGAAATTAATTTTCAAGCCGGAACACGCGTAAAAAACCCTTAGAATTCTGGCCACTACTTTAACGTTCTCCTTCTCCCATTCGCCGATAATCAACGCGTCGTCCGCATATAGGAGGTGAGAAATCACCAGGCCCCCGTTAGGAAGACGAATCCCCTCAAAATTCCCCGTATCACAAGCTTTATTAACCATACACGAGAACACTTCCATGACGATAAGAAACAGGAATAGCAAAAGAGGATCACCTTGCCGGATCCCTTTATGACATTGGAACTCGAACGCTGGCGACCCATTGACTAGAACCGAAGACCTAGCTGAAACAAGCACGCCTTTAACCCAATTACACCACTGCTGAGAGAAACCCATTTGCTCCAAGATATTTAACAAGAAATCCCAGTTAACGTTGTCATACGCCTTTTCGAAGTCATTTTGAACACAAACGCTTTCCTTCCCGTCTTCTTCAACCAAGACAACACCTCGTTAAAGACCAGAGGGCTATCTAGGATGTATCTGTTTTTAATAAAAGCGGATAGAGACTCCGTCACCACCTTCCCAATCACCTTCTTAAGCCGATTCGCTAAAATCTTCGAGATCACCTTACTTATTAACCCCACCAAATTAATCGGTCTGTAGTCCTTAAGGCTAAACGGGTCATTTAACTTGGGCACGAGCGTAATGAAAGACGAACGGGCTCCCTTATTGATTGACCCCGTTTCATGAAAATGCGCCATAATGTCTCTAAAGTCACCTTCAAATAACCCTCAAAAATGCTTTAGGAAATTAAAGTTAAAACCATCAGGACCCGGTGCTTTATCCCCCCATACTCAAATACCGCCTCTTTAATTTCACTGACTGAGAACTGCCCCGAAATGCTATTAGACTCCTCCACCGAAAGCTTGTTCAAACCGTAACACTCTATCTTGGGTCTGTTAGTAACCGATTCAGCAAAGTGATCTCGAAAAaagccaaaaattttttttttaatggccTTAGGGTTCGAAACCCAGACACCACCAATATAAAGGCCTGGAATACCATTAATTTTCTTTCTATTATTGATCAATCTATGAAAGAATGTCGTATTTTCATCCCCCTCTAGAGCCCATCGACACCGCGATTTTTGCCTAATATCCATGGCTGCCAGAAGGTCCCAGTCCTTAATGTTTTTAAGACATTCCTCCTTAATCCACGTCTCTTCTTCATTGAGAACCCTTTCTTCACTCAATTTATCCAATTTTTCAAATTCATCTTTATCCCTTAAGTAATCTTCCTTCCTTTTATCCAACATAGTCTTTCTCCAAGTTTTTATACAATCCCTTATGTGCCTAAGCTTCAAAGAAAGGATCACGTCCGGATCACCCCCATTATTAACAAAGAACCAGCTGCATTCTCCACTACTCTATCGAAACCATCCACCCCAAGCCACGAATTAAAGAACCTAAAATGACTAgtggtgttcaaaaaaatccgggTTTGAAACCAAACCCGCAATATTCGAAAAATTCGTATCTTAGTATctgaatttcggatatccgaagaaaatcggataatccgaattttTGGATTCGGATATTGATTTCTAAGATTTTCGGATAGTCTGATTATCTGATATCTGAAAACTAAAAAAGTATTACATATATATTATATGAGTACTATGTTTAGTTTAAAATATagtaaaaatattaaataatcGGATTCAGATGTGGATTtatgaatgtttttttttttcaatgttgAAAATTCgaatataagtttagttttaatctatgCATGAAATGGACTTTTtgcttttttttataaattcggatatccATTTAAATAAAAGAACCAGTATCTGacaatcggatatccgaaatttcagatacggattcggatattaATATTCattatccgaaaaccggataatctgtaggaaccgttcgcgtaatttaaataaaataaaacaaattttatttgAAGATTACAATACGGAAATTAAGAAAGCAGAAATACtattacaattacaactgaaataaaggAAATACAAGAAAAGTATTAAATCGAagactgaggcacgtgttcaacacgcttcccttaaaacaaattccgagtctcccaggagtactcgttttgtttcccagggtacaacaaccggaGCAGTAGTACTGCCGGAGCTGACCTACAACCCGAAGGCTACCTTGAAGAGAGCAAGTAGAAGATCAGAAAGCTGTTGAGAGAAAGTTGAATTTGCTGTTGTGTTGCTAGTCTGTTCTGCAGTGACTAATACAGCCTCTGATTCGAAACAGCCAAAAACAAATTAAATGGGAGAaataaattgcattaaacgtcttcaatgcaatttaatccGTCATTTAATTCTTAGTCAAAACCGTTTGACTCGGCGGTTTCAAAGCTGAACTGTAACTgcactgtcattcaatgctggaagcatCTGTGCGCGCGCGCACCCCTTGCGCGTGCAAGTCTGCACGCTCATGCGCCATTTTAGCTCACtcccatgcgcgcgtgcgccacactGACTCAGGCCCATGCGCGcctgcgccacgtcacctgtgagcctatacgagcacgccacacagccGCGCCATATTgcctcactctggtgcgccgcgcacgtcacATCAGGCCCCATGCTCCATGCGCGCAACCGCGCGCCTTCATGCCACATGTACCCACGTGCgaactgccacgtcatgcgcctaTGCGCGCAGACCCATCTGGGTCATGCGCCTCGAACCCGCGCGCCACAtcaaccacttggtccttgcagcccctgtgatccaccacgcgcacgttgacaaaaatacaaaggcggctctcaagcgacTCGTGGCGATGCGCCATCAAAGCACCACATTGGGCCTCATCGCCCATGCCACGCGCGCGTGCGAGTGTacgttagggtgctccgcacccttcgcgagtacacttagtgtgtacttccatgaaacaataaggatggagagttcccacttaaatacccatttaagtttcatctctcctcctatgtgggacatgGTACcactttcccttttgtttcagcattcaatggttcaaacaccaaactttgagcatcgatgtctcattcatcttagctccattTTGAACGTGGTTTAGTATCgccatagaacacaaacccacaaataaatatataaagatACCTCTATTTCTTATATTTAtatctagtccaaaataggaaaaaaaatcattttcccggataaatacggggagcatgcGTTACACTGTAGAGAGTTACCGGGGTTTAAGTATCGCCATGACTTTGTGCGAGACGCGTTAATGGATATTCTCAGACGAGCAGGGATCTTGGCGAAAAAAGAGGCACCGGTTAATTTTCTTACAGACCCGTCGGAGGGGAGATCCACCCTACGCCCAGCTGACGTGCTAGTTTTTGGTTGGGAGagcgggaaacatgcttgtgtcgatctcacaggtgtatccccactagtcgggttccgggaaaatgggtttgggcggggcaagcggtactgaaagcagagtcaaagaaggtggaaaagcatgcgaaagcttgtgaggataatcaacatgcctttgtccccctggcgtttgacacgttcggctccttggcaCCGGAGGCAGTTCAATTCTTGCTAaagttcagcgtgtggtccacaGCAACTTTTCGGCCCCTCaggggcgaggctttgtttttagtagattagggttttctagtcagaaagggatggcggcgcagtttgttgctcatctacctgctatccttatgtaatttgccctgataaTTGGAATGAAATAAAATTGCAAGGTttaaaatctatatatatatatatatatatatatgtaaagagtatggtacaaataTGGTTATCGTACATTACATACGCTATATTTTGAGccgtacacgtgtcctgattcatTTTCGGTTTAATAAGGTTAGATCAGGCAATTAACCTAATCATCAGAGGGCAAATTCGTCTCTTCATTCATtcagcgagaagttcgttacactgatatcccggtaattattattcaaatcagtttcaaattttccaTAATTCTCAATTGGCAGTTTTCGTTCTTCTGTGTCAGGGTTTCATTCAATTTGTTTATTTCGATGGATCCACAGAGTAGCACTGGACGAACAGATGATGATTTTGAAGAAAATCGACCGATcggtgatcatgctcaattatctgcttatcagagagtttcgattgaggatgttttaaatcTGCGACCTGCAAATCCAATTCCAATTTCAAGTACAAGTCATGCAAACGAGTGTTCTAATGGTAATTATGTTTATTCAGATATCTAAATTGTTCGTATAGTTGTTTTTTGTTTTAATCGTAGCAATGTTTATTTGTTGTTGCTTTTTTTTGAAGGTTGAATGTTGATTATACTTTTGTATTGAAAGCAACATGCAGAAATTTCTCATGTTATTACTCTAACAATTCGCatttgattttatttttttatgtattttcGCATGTTATTGTATAATAAATCGCATATGTAATTCAGATTAATCAAT comes from the Helianthus annuus cultivar XRQ/B chromosome 4, HanXRQr2.0-SUNRISE, whole genome shotgun sequence genome and includes:
- the LOC118491478 gene encoding uncharacterized mitochondrial protein AtMg01250-like; amino-acid sequence: MGFSQQWCNWVKGVLVSARSSVLVNGSPAFEFQCHKGIRQGDPLLLFLFLIVMEVFSCMVNKACDTGNFEGIRLPNGGLVISHLLYADDALIIGEWEKENVKVVARILRVFYACSGLKINFHKSNLNLFGVGVEEEESS